One window of Papaver somniferum cultivar HN1 chromosome 9, ASM357369v1, whole genome shotgun sequence genomic DNA carries:
- the LOC113313671 gene encoding protein LURP-one-related 8-like has protein sequence MPKKIYPNSTTTTTAAAAESTRIPKQISDKQVEVLTVWKKSLLFNCNGFTVFDTNGNLVFRVDNYRAGNKTEIFLMDASGKTLLTIRRKKLSLTDNWMVFDGETSVNPRFLVKKPVNFLTTKDLAHVISCQGNSKELMYEIIGSYAQRCVAVYDSEKRLVAEVQRKEAKAGVTFGGDVFKLIVQPELDQAVAMALVILMEQMFGLRRSSSLGRLG, from the exons ATGCCTAAGAAGATATACCCaaactcaacaacaacaacaacagcagcagcagcagaatctACAAGAATTCCGAAACAAATATCAGACAAACAGGTGGAGGTACTAACAGTATGGAAAAAATCACTTCTCTTCAACTGTAACGGTTTTACCGTTTTTGATACAAATGGAAATCTCGTGTTCCGTGTGGATAATTATCGAGCTGGGAATAAAACGGAAATCTTTCTAATGGATGCCTCAGGAAAAACTCTTCTTACTATCCGTCGTAAG AAATTGAGTTTAACTGATAACTGGATGGTATTTGACGGAGAAACTTCAGTTAATCCAAGATTTTTGGTGAAAAAACCCGTGAATTTCTTGACAACGAAGGACCTAGCTCACGTGATATCCTGCCAAGGTAACAGTAAGGAGCTTATGTATGAAATTATCGGATCATATGCACAACGGTGTGTGGCTGTGTATGACAGCGAGAAAAGACTTGTAGCTGAAGTTCAAAGGAAAGAAGCTAAAGCAGGTGTAACATTTGGTGGTGATGTATTTAAGCTGATAGTGCAACCTGAACTTGATCAAGCAGTTGCTATGGCTCTTGTTATATTAATGGAACAGATGTTTGGCTTGAGAAGATCGAGCAGTTTAGGTAGATTAGGTTGA